One part of the uncultured Celeribacter sp. genome encodes these proteins:
- a CDS encoding rhodanese-like domain-containing protein, which translates to MKTETVDGVSFETWTVEETAKAFAANDIVLIDVRTPQEYMFEHIEGALLFPMSFFSSEKLPAQDGKRIVFHCGSGVRSGRVATACAMAGITPVAHMEGGFGAWKAAGMPYMGTDMASGAPTKVPAK; encoded by the coding sequence ATGAAGACCGAAACCGTAGACGGCGTCAGCTTTGAAACATGGACCGTGGAAGAAACCGCAAAGGCCTTTGCTGCCAATGACATCGTTCTGATCGACGTGCGCACACCGCAGGAATATATGTTCGAACATATCGAGGGCGCGCTGCTGTTCCCGATGTCGTTCTTCTCCTCGGAAAAGCTTCCCGCGCAAGATGGCAAGCGCATCGTTTTCCATTGCGGTTCCGGTGTGCGCTCCGGGCGCGTGGCAACGGCCTGCGCCATGGCCGGGATCACCCCGGTTGCGCATATGGAAGGTGGCTTTGGCGCGTGGAAGGCGGCTGGCATGCCCTATATGGGCACTGACATGGCCTCCGGGGCCCCGACCAAGGTGCCTGCCAAATAA
- a CDS encoding ABC transporter substrate-binding protein has protein sequence MSNTAFSRRTLMIGLAAAAALPASAFAFSESQATSLINSAVSDINGIINSGKSEAAMYKDFERVLSRYADMPNIARSVLGPPARSASAGQLSTFTKAFQHYIARKYGARFREFIGGQVQVNSTQKINSIYEVRCTAILKGESPFNVSFIVHDRSGKFIDLSIEGVSLLKSERAEIGALLDRAGGNIDKLSASLS, from the coding sequence ATGAGTAACACGGCTTTTTCCCGCCGCACCCTGATGATCGGACTGGCGGCAGCGGCTGCGCTGCCCGCTTCGGCTTTCGCTTTTTCGGAATCGCAGGCCACCTCTCTGATTAACAGTGCCGTTTCCGATATCAACGGCATCATCAATTCGGGCAAATCCGAAGCGGCGATGTACAAAGATTTCGAACGCGTCTTGTCGCGCTATGCCGATATGCCAAACATCGCCCGGTCTGTGCTTGGCCCGCCCGCTCGGTCGGCCTCTGCCGGTCAGTTGTCGACCTTCACCAAGGCGTTTCAGCATTATATTGCCCGCAAATACGGGGCCCGGTTCCGGGAGTTTATCGGCGGTCAGGTTCAGGTGAATTCGACCCAGAAGATCAATTCGATCTACGAGGTGCGCTGCACCGCGATCCTGAAGGGGGAATCGCCCTTCAACGTGTCGTTCATCGTGCATGACCGCTCTGGCAAATTCATTGATCTGAGTATCGAAGGCGTGTCCCTGCTGAAATCCGAACGTGCCGAAATCGGGGCGCTTCTGGATCGCGCTGGGGGCAATATCGACAAGCTGTCAGCCTCGCTTTCCTGA
- a CDS encoding PBP1A family penicillin-binding protein, with product MTGSDRGKGRLVAERRYATKTQGKPRKRPAKPTRKRRSTGPRGTGPKQPRNIFARMLHGILRLIWVILSRSALAAAVIVGLAVFFIYTTLPPYSELLDGRTHGSVTLLDRNGSVFAWRGEQFGGQITADTVSPYLRNAIIATEDKRFYRHFGVSPRGIASAIRINMSEGRGPLSGHGGSTLTQQTAKLLCLGVPFDPEKWKTQSEYEADCRETTLARKVKEVVFAMAMEARYSKNEILSIYMNRAYLGAGANGFEAAAQRYFGKSAAEVNIAESAMLAGLLTAPSRFAPTNNLKRSQDRAGIVLLLMNQQGYITDEERAYAKAHPAELSATAAKDAGGYFADWVMGSGPDFLTRDTTEDVIIETTFDQRIQQAAEDALTWIFENKVREGSEAQAAIVVMSADGAVRAMVGGRQLKVSGAFNRATQAKRQPGSSFKPFVYATALDMGWSYDSPIDDSPLTLNIPGSGPWSPQNYDRKFHGVVTLTDALRHSYNIPAVKLAMDAGLENVRTVASMFGIESDLAQGPALALGVSETTLLEMTGAYAGILNGGSSVSPYGLKSLRLKGDNTPLMGQEGGLGERVITPQSAQQLIYMMYNAIQSGTGARAQLPGIEAAGKTGTTQAARDAWFMGFTADYVAGVWMGYDDNSPLTGVTGGGLPAEIWQKTMEKVQAGIDPKPLPMIRPAAPPTVQVQPAPGNGGGRSGDKADNVLLDLLGAIFGNGN from the coding sequence ATGACCGGATCCGACCGAGGCAAGGGCAGACTGGTGGCAGAGCGGCGTTATGCCACCAAAACCCAAGGCAAACCGCGCAAACGCCCCGCCAAACCCACACGCAAACGGCGCAGCACTGGCCCCAGAGGCACAGGGCCGAAACAGCCCAGGAATATTTTTGCCAGGATGCTACACGGCATTTTGCGACTGATCTGGGTGATCCTGTCGCGCAGCGCGCTGGCCGCCGCCGTCATTGTCGGCCTTGCAGTGTTCTTCATTTATACGACCTTGCCACCCTATTCCGAGCTTCTGGACGGGCGCACCCACGGCTCTGTAACGCTGCTGGACCGTAACGGTTCGGTCTTTGCATGGCGCGGGGAGCAGTTCGGCGGCCAGATCACCGCCGACACCGTATCGCCCTATCTGCGCAACGCCATCATCGCGACCGAAGATAAACGGTTCTATCGTCACTTCGGCGTCTCGCCCCGCGGCATCGCCTCTGCGATTCGGATTAACATGTCTGAAGGCCGCGGTCCGCTTTCCGGACATGGCGGCTCGACCCTGACCCAGCAGACGGCAAAGCTGCTCTGCCTCGGGGTGCCTTTCGATCCGGAAAAATGGAAGACCCAAAGCGAATACGAAGCGGACTGCCGCGAAACCACCCTGGCGCGCAAGGTCAAGGAAGTGGTCTTCGCCATGGCGATGGAAGCGCGCTATTCGAAGAATGAAATCCTGTCGATATACATGAACCGGGCCTATCTGGGCGCCGGGGCCAACGGGTTCGAGGCCGCCGCCCAGCGCTACTTCGGCAAATCTGCCGCAGAGGTGAACATTGCCGAAAGCGCCATGCTGGCCGGTCTTTTGACTGCCCCCTCGCGGTTCGCCCCGACCAACAACCTGAAGCGGTCGCAGGACCGCGCAGGCATCGTGCTGCTGCTGATGAACCAGCAGGGCTACATCACCGATGAAGAGCGCGCCTACGCCAAGGCCCACCCCGCCGAATTGTCCGCAACCGCAGCCAAGGATGCCGGCGGCTATTTTGCCGATTGGGTGATGGGGTCGGGTCCCGACTTCCTGACCCGGGACACCACCGAAGACGTGATCATCGAAACCACCTTTGACCAGAGGATCCAGCAGGCCGCTGAAGACGCGCTGACATGGATCTTTGAAAATAAGGTGCGCGAAGGCTCAGAAGCTCAGGCGGCGATTGTCGTCATGTCCGCCGACGGTGCCGTGCGCGCCATGGTCGGCGGGCGACAGCTCAAAGTCTCCGGCGCTTTCAACCGCGCCACGCAGGCCAAGCGTCAGCCGGGGTCGAGCTTCAAACCCTTTGTCTATGCCACGGCACTGGACATGGGCTGGTCCTATGACAGCCCGATCGACGACAGCCCATTGACCTTGAACATCCCCGGGTCCGGCCCATGGTCGCCGCAAAACTACGACCGCAAATTCCATGGTGTCGTGACACTGACCGACGCGCTGCGGCACAGCTACAACATCCCTGCGGTGAAACTGGCCATGGATGCCGGTCTGGAGAACGTCCGCACCGTTGCCTCCATGTTCGGCATCGAAAGCGATCTGGCGCAGGGGCCTGCGCTGGCTCTGGGCGTGTCGGAAACCACGTTGCTGGAAATGACCGGCGCCTATGCCGGCATCCTCAACGGCGGCTCCTCTGTATCGCCCTATGGTTTGAAATCCCTGCGCCTGAAGGGTGACAATACCCCGCTGATGGGCCAGGAAGGCGGGCTTGGGGAACGGGTCATCACTCCGCAATCCGCGCAACAGCTCATCTACATGATGTATAACGCCATCCAGTCGGGGACCGGTGCGCGCGCTCAATTACCGGGCATCGAGGCGGCTGGTAAGACCGGCACCACCCAAGCTGCCCGCGACGCATGGTTCATGGGCTTTACCGCCGACTACGTTGCCGGCGTCTGGATGGGCTATGACGACAATTCGCCCCTGACCGGTGTCACGGGAGGTGGGCTGCCTGCGGAAATCTGGCAGAAGACCATGGAAAAGGTGCAGGCAGGCATTGATCCTAAGCCGCTACCCATGATCCGTCCCGCCGCGCCGCCCACCGTGCAGGTGCAGCCTGCGCCCGGAAACGGCGGCGGCCGGTCCGGAGACAAGGCCGACAACGTGCTGCTGGATCTGCTGGGGGCCATTTTCGGCAACGGAAACTAA
- a CDS encoding ion channel: MFLQIFIGSLLILVSVIVAAIGFFLLEFILQRAHGWLIREPHVPKLTVVLLGAVVAVLWMITAGVWIWAIAFRLLGLFEHFEEALYFSLVAFTTLGFGDLLMPENWRLLAGFEATNGLLNIGMMTALLMEVLRHVRRNQLESRQQRF, encoded by the coding sequence ATGTTTTTGCAGATTTTCATCGGTTCGTTGCTGATCCTTGTGTCGGTCATCGTGGCCGCAATTGGTTTCTTTCTGCTGGAATTCATCCTGCAACGTGCCCATGGTTGGCTGATCCGCGAACCGCATGTACCCAAGTTGACGGTCGTTCTGCTGGGGGCTGTGGTGGCCGTTTTGTGGATGATCACCGCTGGCGTCTGGATCTGGGCCATTGCCTTTCGGCTGCTGGGGTTGTTCGAGCATTTCGAAGAAGCGCTGTATTTTTCGCTGGTGGCCTTCACGACGCTGGGGTTCGGCGATTTGCTGATGCCGGAAAACTGGCGACTGCTTGCCGGGTTCGAGGCGACAAATGGTCTGCTGAACATCGGGATGATGACGGCGCTGTTGATGGAGGTGTTGCGGCACGTCCGGCGCAACCAACTGGAGAGCCGTCAGCAGAGGTTTTGA
- the sseA gene encoding 3-mercaptopyruvate sulfurtransferase yields the protein MPYSDPKTLVSTEWLAERLKAPELRLIDASWYMPADARDTLAEYEAEHIPGARFVDIDDVADLRTDLPHMLPPVEKFMSRMRALGIGDGHQVVVYDSAGILSAPRVWWMFKYFGQNNVAVLDGGLRKWKAEGRPTTDEPPTIRDRHMITEIRSELHRDVTQVAAASKLGDQIIIDARSAPRFKGEASEPRPGLRSGHIPNSRNLPFNEVLNADGTMKSPGELRLVFEAAGVDLTKPAITTCGSGVSAAILGLALERIGVKFALYDGSWAEWGMYGDLNVAIGEA from the coding sequence ATGCCGTACAGCGACCCGAAGACCCTCGTTTCCACCGAGTGGCTCGCCGAGCGCCTCAAAGCGCCGGAACTGCGTCTTATCGACGCCAGTTGGTATATGCCCGCCGACGCTCGCGACACGCTGGCCGAATATGAGGCCGAGCACATTCCCGGCGCACGTTTCGTCGATATTGACGACGTCGCCGATCTGCGCACCGATCTTCCGCACATGCTGCCGCCCGTGGAAAAATTCATGTCCCGCATGCGTGCACTTGGCATTGGCGACGGGCATCAGGTCGTGGTCTATGACAGCGCCGGGATTCTTTCCGCACCGCGTGTCTGGTGGATGTTCAAGTACTTCGGACAGAACAATGTCGCCGTGCTCGATGGCGGGCTGCGCAAATGGAAAGCTGAAGGCCGCCCGACCACAGATGAACCGCCAACCATTCGCGATCGCCATATGATCACCGAAATCCGATCGGAGCTGCATCGCGATGTCACCCAGGTGGCCGCGGCCTCCAAACTGGGCGATCAGATCATCATTGATGCGCGATCTGCCCCCCGGTTCAAAGGCGAAGCCTCGGAACCGCGCCCCGGCCTGCGGTCCGGTCACATCCCGAATTCGCGCAACCTGCCCTTTAACGAGGTTCTGAACGCGGATGGCACGATGAAATCCCCCGGCGAGCTGCGGCTCGTGTTCGAAGCGGCCGGTGTGGATCTGACGAAACCGGCGATCACCACCTGTGGATCAGGCGTGAGCGCTGCAATTCTGGGCCTCGCGCTTGAGCGCATCGGCGTGAAATTCGCGCTTTACGATGGCAGTTGGGCGGAGTGGGGCATGTACGGCGATCTCAACGTCGCAATCGGAGAAGCATGA
- the smpB gene encoding SsrA-binding protein SmpB → MAKKKQTPEEKNYKVIAENRRARYDYAIEDDIECGVVLTGSEVKSLRTGQSNIAESYASVDDGELWLTNAYIAPYEQAMFPHEERRKRKLLVSKRELSKLWQATGRQGMTLVPLVMYFNHKGRVKIKLGIAKGKKTVDKRQTEAKRDWGRQKQRLLRQGG, encoded by the coding sequence ATGGCCAAGAAAAAGCAAACTCCTGAAGAAAAAAATTACAAGGTGATCGCCGAAAACCGGCGCGCACGCTATGATTATGCGATCGAGGATGACATCGAATGCGGTGTCGTTCTGACCGGATCCGAGGTCAAATCGCTGCGCACGGGCCAGTCGAACATCGCGGAAAGCTATGCCTCGGTCGACGACGGTGAGCTGTGGCTCACCAACGCCTATATTGCCCCCTACGAACAGGCGATGTTCCCGCATGAAGAGCGCCGCAAGCGCAAGTTGCTGGTGTCCAAACGCGAACTGTCCAAACTGTGGCAGGCGACGGGACGGCAGGGCATGACGCTTGTGCCGCTGGTGATGTACTTCAACCACAAAGGCCGCGTGAAGATCAAACTCGGCATCGCCAAGGGTAAGAAAACCGTCGACAAGCGCCAGACCGAAGCCAAGCGCGACTGGGGCCGGCAAAAGCAGCGCCTTCTGCGCCAAGGTGGCTGA
- the dapA gene encoding 4-hydroxy-tetrahydrodipicolinate synthase, protein MFKGSIPALVTPFKKNGELDVDTLKRLIEWHVAEGSSGIVPVGTTGESPTLSHAEHRQVIEIVVDTVAGRIPVIAGAGSNNTVEGIGFMEHAAKVGADAALVVTPYYNKPTQSGLIAHFTAMHEAAELPIVIYNIPGRSVIDMSVATMAELAKLPRIVGVKDATGDLSRVPKTRLACGPDFVQLSGEDATALGFNAHGGVGCISVTANVAPKLCAQMQAATAAGDYATALEITDKLMPLHIAIFAEPGVCGAKYAMSLLGLCAEDVRLPLTPLSDATKAQIKAAMDYAGLL, encoded by the coding sequence ATGTTCAAAGGATCCATTCCTGCACTGGTGACGCCGTTTAAGAAGAACGGCGAGCTGGATGTCGATACGCTCAAACGTCTGATCGAATGGCATGTGGCCGAAGGCTCCAGCGGCATCGTGCCCGTGGGCACCACCGGTGAAAGCCCGACCCTGAGCCATGCCGAACACCGTCAGGTCATCGAAATCGTCGTCGACACCGTTGCTGGGCGCATTCCCGTAATCGCTGGCGCCGGCTCGAACAACACCGTCGAAGGCATCGGCTTTATGGAGCACGCTGCCAAGGTCGGCGCCGACGCCGCGCTGGTCGTGACGCCTTACTACAACAAGCCGACACAATCCGGTCTGATCGCGCATTTCACCGCGATGCATGAAGCCGCCGAACTGCCGATCGTGATCTACAACATTCCCGGTCGCTCCGTGATCGACATGTCGGTGGCCACGATGGCGGAACTGGCGAAACTGCCGCGGATCGTCGGCGTCAAGGACGCCACAGGCGACCTGTCGCGCGTGCCGAAAACCCGTCTGGCATGCGGCCCCGATTTCGTCCAGCTCTCCGGGGAAGACGCCACGGCGCTTGGCTTTAATGCCCATGGCGGCGTGGGCTGCATTTCGGTAACGGCGAACGTGGCCCCCAAACTTTGTGCCCAGATGCAGGCGGCAACGGCGGCGGGCGATTATGCCACAGCACTGGAGATCACCGACAAGCTGATGCCGCTTCACATTGCAATCTTCGCCGAACCCGGTGTCTGCGGTGCGAAATACGCCATGTCGCTTCTGGGCCTTTGCGCCGAGGATGTGCGTTTGCCGCTGACCCCGCTCAGCGACGCCACCAAGGCACAGATCAAAGCCGCGATGGACTACGCCGGCTTGCTCTGA
- a CDS encoding P-II family nitrogen regulator — translation MKLIIAAIKPFKLEEVREALTGIGVRGMMVTEIKGFGSQSGHTEIYRGAEYAVNFVPKVKLEIVVADAMAEQVVETIASTAKTDKIGDGKIFVLDVEGATRVRTGETNEDAI, via the coding sequence GTGAAACTGATTATTGCTGCAATCAAGCCGTTCAAGCTTGAAGAAGTCCGCGAAGCGCTGACCGGAATCGGCGTTCGGGGCATGATGGTAACGGAGATCAAGGGCTTCGGCTCCCAGTCCGGCCACACCGAAATCTATCGCGGTGCTGAATATGCCGTGAATTTCGTGCCGAAGGTGAAGCTTGAGATCGTTGTGGCAGATGCCATGGCTGAGCAGGTTGTTGAAACCATCGCATCCACCGCCAAGACCGACAAGATCGGCGATGGCAAGATCTTTGTCCTCGACGTGGAAGGCGCGACGCGCGTCCGCACCGGCGAAACCAACGAAGACGCGATCTAA
- a CDS encoding amino acid aminotransferase has protein sequence MLSTLKPQPADKILELMQLYREDPRETKVDLGVGVYKDASGETPIMRAVKAAEKQLWEVETTKKYTALSGDPAFGAAMKSLVLSDSVDHARVAAIATPGGTGAVRQALELAKMVNPDVTVWTSNPTWPNHVSIIKFMGLQNKGYAYFDEASCTVDFDAMMDSLKEVKAGDLVLLHGCCHNPTGANLTLEQYSLVADLIMEKGATALVDIAYQGFGDGLEEDAAATRLLAAKLPELLIAASCSKNFGIYRERTGCLMAISETAEQTPVTQGTLNYLNRQNYSFPPDHGARLVTMILTDEALKADWMAELEEVRNGMLGLRQQLADELKRLTNSDRFNFVAQHRGMFSRIGATPEEVLKIREEFGIYMVGDSRMNIAGLNSQTVPLLAQAVAKTCK, from the coding sequence ATGCTGAGCACTCTCAAACCGCAACCTGCGGATAAAATTCTGGAACTGATGCAGCTCTACCGCGAGGACCCGCGCGAAACCAAGGTGGATCTGGGCGTCGGCGTCTACAAGGACGCGAGCGGCGAAACCCCGATCATGCGCGCTGTCAAAGCCGCTGAAAAGCAGCTTTGGGAGGTGGAGACCACCAAGAAATACACCGCGCTGTCCGGCGACCCGGCCTTTGGCGCCGCGATGAAATCTCTGGTGCTCTCCGACAGCGTCGACCACGCCCGTGTGGCCGCAATCGCAACCCCGGGCGGCACCGGTGCCGTGCGTCAGGCGCTTGAGCTGGCCAAAATGGTGAACCCGGACGTGACCGTCTGGACCTCGAACCCGACCTGGCCGAACCATGTGTCGATCATCAAGTTCATGGGGCTCCAGAACAAAGGCTATGCCTATTTCGACGAAGCCAGCTGCACGGTCGATTTCGATGCGATGATGGACAGCCTTAAAGAGGTGAAAGCGGGTGATCTGGTGCTGCTGCATGGCTGCTGCCACAACCCGACCGGCGCCAACCTGACGCTGGAGCAATACAGCCTCGTGGCGGATCTGATCATGGAAAAAGGCGCAACCGCGCTGGTCGACATCGCCTATCAGGGCTTTGGTGACGGTCTGGAAGAAGACGCCGCCGCCACACGCCTGCTGGCGGCCAAACTGCCGGAACTGCTGATCGCGGCCTCCTGCTCGAAAAACTTCGGCATCTACCGCGAACGCACCGGCTGCCTGATGGCGATCTCCGAGACCGCAGAACAGACCCCTGTCACTCAGGGCACGCTGAACTACCTGAACCGTCAGAACTATTCGTTCCCGCCGGACCACGGGGCGCGTCTCGTCACCATGATCCTGACCGACGAGGCTCTCAAGGCCGACTGGATGGCCGAACTGGAAGAGGTGCGCAACGGCATGCTTGGCCTGCGTCAGCAACTGGCGGACGAACTGAAGCGCCTGACCAATTCCGACCGCTTCAACTTTGTCGCCCAGCACCGCGGCATGTTCTCGCGCATCGGCGCCACCCCGGAAGAGGTTCTGAAAATCCGTGAAGAATTCGGAATCTACATGGTCGGCGACTCGCGCATGAACATCGCAGGGCTGAACAGCCAGACCGTCCCACTGCTGGCACAAGCCGTCGCGAAGACCTGCAAATAA
- the amt gene encoding ammonium transporter, translated as MKLTKLIPASAAATLLPLVAFAQDAEAAAPGFDEIGPYIMTTLLFLIGGFLVMWMAAGFAMLEAGLVRSKNVTTQLLKNIVLFSIAGIMYWLIGYALMYPGDAWIVPGIIGSIGTAVMEPVGLAAGDADLGYASVASDFFFQLMFCATTASIVSGTLAERIKIWPFFIFVVVLTGVFYPIEASWQWGGGFLSEMGFSDFAGSTLVHSAGGWAALAGALVLGPRIGKYKDGKVTAFPGSNLALATLGTFILWLGWFGFNGGSQLAAGTVGDITDVGRIFVNTNMAAAAGSVAALILTQIVYGKIDLTMVLNGALAGLVSITAEPLTPSLFMALIIGGIGGIIVVFAVPFLDKLKIDDVVGAIPVHLICGVWGTIAVPLTNDGTSFGTQLVGIVSIGAFTFIVSLVLWLILKAFGGIRVSEEAEITGLDKAELGMEAYPEFYKG; from the coding sequence ATGAAACTTACCAAACTCATTCCGGCCTCTGCTGCGGCGACGTTGCTCCCGCTCGTGGCCTTCGCGCAGGACGCCGAAGCGGCCGCGCCGGGCTTTGACGAGATCGGCCCGTACATTATGACCACCCTGCTGTTCCTCATTGGCGGGTTCCTCGTCATGTGGATGGCTGCGGGCTTTGCCATGCTGGAAGCTGGCCTTGTGCGTTCCAAGAACGTCACCACCCAGCTTCTGAAGAACATTGTGCTCTTCTCGATCGCAGGCATCATGTACTGGCTCATCGGCTACGCGCTGATGTATCCCGGTGACGCATGGATCGTGCCGGGCATCATCGGCTCCATCGGCACTGCCGTCATGGAACCGGTTGGTCTGGCCGCCGGCGACGCCGATCTGGGGTACGCTTCTGTTGCCTCTGACTTCTTTTTCCAGCTGATGTTCTGTGCGACCACCGCGTCCATCGTGTCCGGGACCCTCGCAGAGCGTATCAAAATCTGGCCGTTCTTCATCTTCGTGGTTGTTCTGACCGGCGTGTTCTACCCGATCGAGGCCTCTTGGCAGTGGGGCGGCGGCTTCCTGTCCGAAATGGGCTTCTCTGACTTCGCTGGTTCGACCCTCGTGCACTCCGCTGGTGGCTGGGCTGCTCTGGCTGGTGCTCTGGTTCTCGGCCCGCGTATCGGTAAATACAAAGACGGCAAAGTGACTGCGTTCCCGGGCTCGAACCTGGCACTCGCAACGCTCGGTACGTTCATCCTGTGGCTCGGTTGGTTCGGCTTCAACGGCGGTTCCCAGCTTGCTGCCGGTACCGTTGGCGACATCACTGACGTTGGCCGTATCTTCGTGAACACCAACATGGCGGCTGCTGCCGGTTCCGTGGCGGCACTGATCCTGACCCAAATCGTTTATGGCAAGATCGACCTCACCATGGTTCTGAACGGCGCTCTGGCTGGCCTCGTGTCCATCACTGCTGAACCGCTGACCCCGTCGCTCTTCATGGCGCTGATCATCGGTGGCATCGGTGGTATCATCGTGGTCTTCGCCGTGCCGTTCCTCGACAAGCTGAAGATCGACGACGTTGTCGGTGCGATCCCGGTTCACCTGATCTGCGGCGTCTGGGGCACCATCGCTGTTCCGCTGACCAACGACGGCACCTCCTTCGGCACCCAGCTGGTTGGTATCGTTTCCATCGGCGCCTTCACCTTCATCGTCTCGCTGGTGCTCTGGCTGATCCTGAAAGCCTTCGGTGGCATCCGCGTCTCTGAAGAAGCTGAGATCACCGGTCTCGACAAAGCCGAGCTCGGTATGGAAGCCTACCCGGAATTCTACAAAGGCTAA
- a CDS encoding lytic transglycosylase domain-containing protein, which translates to MPRFLPAKAVSALAVFALSSAVFFTMPLAASPKSDALERAYQAQRSGDWTRALSEAQGVGRDIIMWHYLRSGRGSFQEYLDFMRRNPDWPGMPLLAERGEEQIPADADPAVIIDYLTAYPPETGPGVLRLISAYEAQGQSGDAQAQAVLSWNTLPMDESEENWLLGRYADILAPHHVARAQMLLWKEDFADAARLVPSLPDGWGALIEATRKLVRDEAGVDDAIAAVPAALADHPVLAHARFEWRVRRGRNDDAITLMLQQSTGRDGLGNPEAWGDRRRTLARQMMRDGKAKIAYSIAARHGLLPDEDHYADLEWLSGYLALRYLDDAGLALDHFNRFRISVQTPISLGRAGYWEGRALEAMGAKADAAAAYAFGAQFQTSFYGLLSAEKIGQNLDPALTGEARFDDYSKAAFMGSSVLQAALLLEEADELPLAARFMRHLGESLTPQQLGQLGDLALDHDPYLAVLVAKFAADQGLVLNRAYYPLHALAEADLPVEPELALSIARRESEFYRYARSHVGARGLMQLMPRTGAAMAEKLGLSEFQETQLDDPVMNARLGSAYLAQLEEEFGHNIPLIAVGYNAGPSRARDWIKRYGDPRAGQVDPVDWIEHLPFRETRNYVMRVAESVPVYRARLEGHTGPVTLSKDLTAR; encoded by the coding sequence ATGCCCCGATTTTTGCCAGCAAAGGCGGTGTCCGCCCTTGCCGTTTTCGCGCTATCCTCCGCCGTGTTCTTCACGATGCCGCTTGCGGCCTCGCCAAAGTCGGATGCGCTGGAACGCGCCTATCAGGCGCAGCGATCGGGGGATTGGACGCGCGCGCTCAGCGAAGCGCAGGGGGTCGGGCGCGACATCATCATGTGGCATTACTTGCGGTCGGGCCGGGGCAGTTTTCAGGAATATCTGGATTTCATGCGTCGCAATCCGGACTGGCCGGGTATGCCGCTTTTAGCGGAGCGCGGCGAGGAGCAGATCCCTGCCGACGCCGATCCGGCTGTGATCATCGATTATCTGACGGCCTATCCGCCCGAAACCGGGCCGGGGGTGCTGCGCCTGATCTCTGCCTATGAGGCACAGGGCCAGTCGGGGGATGCCCAGGCGCAGGCCGTGCTGAGCTGGAACACGCTGCCAATGGACGAGAGCGAGGAGAACTGGCTGCTTGGGCGCTATGCGGACATCCTTGCGCCGCATCATGTGGCCCGCGCGCAGATGTTGCTCTGGAAAGAGGATTTCGCGGATGCTGCGCGTCTTGTGCCCTCTCTGCCGGACGGTTGGGGGGCGCTGATCGAAGCCACCCGCAAACTGGTGCGCGACGAAGCCGGGGTGGATGACGCGATCGCCGCGGTTCCGGCAGCTCTGGCCGACCATCCGGTTCTGGCTCATGCCCGTTTCGAATGGCGGGTGCGGCGCGGGCGCAATGACGATGCCATCACGCTGATGCTGCAACAATCAACCGGACGGGACGGTCTGGGCAACCCCGAGGCCTGGGGCGACCGTCGCCGGACATTGGCGCGCCAGATGATGCGCGATGGCAAAGCCAAAATCGCCTATTCCATCGCCGCCCGGCATGGGTTGTTGCCCGATGAAGATCACTATGCCGATCTGGAATGGCTCTCGGGCTATCTGGCGTTGCGGTATCTCGATGACGCCGGTCTGGCGCTGGATCATTTCAATCGGTTCCGTATCTCGGTTCAGACGCCGATTTCTCTGGGCCGTGCGGGTTACTGGGAAGGTCGCGCGCTGGAGGCAATGGGGGCCAAGGCCGATGCTGCGGCAGCTTATGCGTTCGGCGCGCAGTTCCAGACCTCTTTCTATGGGTTGTTGTCGGCGGAAAAGATCGGTCAGAACCTCGATCCGGCTTTGACCGGCGAAGCGCGATTTGACGACTATTCCAAAGCCGCTTTCATGGGGTCATCGGTGCTGCAGGCGGCGCTTTTGCTGGAAGAGGCGGATGAATTGCCGCTGGCGGCGCGGTTCATGCGCCATCTGGGCGAAAGCCTGACCCCGCAGCAACTGGGCCAATTGGGCGATCTGGCATTGGATCACGATCCCTATCTGGCTGTGCTCGTGGCCAAGTTTGCCGCCGACCAGGGACTTGTCCTGAACCGCGCTTACTATCCGCTGCATGCTTTGGCCGAGGCGGATTTGCCGGTTGAGCCGGAACTGGCGCTGTCAATCGCGCGGCGCGAAAGTGAATTTTACCGCTACGCCCGCTCGCACGTCGGTGCACGCGGCTTGATGCAGCTGATGCCACGTACCGGAGCGGCCATGGCGGAAAAGCTGGGGCTGTCGGAATTTCAGGAAACGCAATTGGACGATCCGGTGATGAATGCCCGTTTGGGATCCGCCTATCTGGCGCAGCTCGAAGAGGAATTCGGCCATAACATTCCCCTGATTGCCGTGGGCTACAACGCCGGGCCGTCGCGGGCGCGGGACTGGATCAAACGCTATGGCGATCCGCGCGCAGGGCAGGTGGACCCCGTCGACTGGATCGAACATCTGCCGTTTCGCGAGACCCGCAACTATGTAATGCGTGTGGCGGAAAGCGTTCCGGTTTACCGCGCGCGCCTTGAAGGACACACCGGGCCGGTCACCCTCTCCAAGGACCTGACCGCGCGTTAA